The DNA segment GGGACCATTAGCACAAGTGGGATCCGCGACAGCGGACCAATGGCGAATGCGCTATCTCTGTTTGGTCCCTGGACGAACAATCGGCAGCCGCATCCTTCTCCCCTGAAATTTCGACGGAAGCTGCTCCTCGCCTGTCCTCGTACACGCGTCAGCGGGACCAAAGGTGGACCCAGACTCTCCATCCAATCAGCAACGCGGATAATCTGAGTCGGTGGACGGGTGCGAAAAGCgtggccctttcatgcagaaaattgtTCCGCCATCACGGAAAAATCCAGACGCCACGTGGCCTAATCTCCATGGACGACTCTTTGCCTAATCGTGTGATTAAATTGATCCTGCGGCATATCCGACGATCCATGGAGGACGAGGCGGCCCAGCACCGGCGCTTTTTGCGACGGGGCAGTTACGACTTCGTCCAATGACGACGATGCCGTTGCGTGTAAAATAAACCCGTTACGCTCACCACCTGTGACCAAAACCGGCTTCAAATTTCATGTCTTTTCTTACATATTCATATCCATGCAATGTATTGCCTTTTCCTAAACATAGTTGCTTTCATACTTTGGCTTTCAGGATAACATAAGATTACAAATCAAATATTAGTTTACACCTTTAACTATATATAAtcacaaatataataataatattaaactaatattttctatttttttccaaAAGGAAAAAGATTTGTCGGAGCAactgaaaaaaaaagaagttaaatCGGCATTGGAGTAGGGCAGGTGAGCTCACAGGTGGTGACCGGATCTCAAGTCAGGAAGGCACGCAAAGGCCGTTATATAAAAGAGAGAAGAAACCGCGCTCATTCTTCGACGCCCTTCTTCTTTTTCCTGATCCAAACATTCTCCTGCCATCCTCTCGTCCTCCTCTTTTCCTCCGAGGAATTCCacaagaaatcaagaaaaggaGCACTCCTCCGTTTGTCGTTCTTGTGCTATACTTTTGCGGATAATTATCGTTATATTTATTTATGCGGTAATCCCCAAAAACCGGGGAATTCACACACGACGGCGTCGTCTCCGGCGGTGAGATTAGGGTTTCGTTCGGTGCTTGTGCTCTTGTTCGTTTTCAACGAGATCTGTTGCACGAATCCTGAGGTCGGATGCTTTGTTCTTATCAGTTTCGGTGGTTTCGATTTCACCAGTTGTAGATTTCATAGGAGCTGTTTGGAATTCACGAGGATTTCGTAGCATTTCAATGCCTTTATTGTCGATTCGATGGGACCAAAACCTAGGATGAAAAAAGATAAACCAGAATGAAAATATTGTGGATTTAAgttgtttcttttgatttttcgtACATTTCTGACCTCATTTTGCACGTGGACATGTTTTTTCCTCAAAACCCTAGAATCTTCATGTTTCCCCTTCTTTTCCTCACGATTCGTGTGCAGGTGAATGTTGGTCCATGTTGTCGCCTATCTCCTTTTAATTTCACTTCTTTTGTGGAGCGAAAGTGGCTTTTTAAGAAATGCATCCTGGCAGAAGACAAACAGCCAAATTTATTGAATTATGGTGTTTTAAACAAAAAAATTGCTATAGCGCACATGATCCTCCATAGCTCAGTGCGACTTCTTTGCTTATCCCATGTCTTCGCCTAATTCTTGTTTTGGGACAATCACCCTCGTTATGGTGTTTGTGACCAGAGTATTGTGGCGTGATCTGCTTTACCTTCCAATGAATTTGGAGTAGGAGCTAATTTTGTGATCCATTGTTTGGTTCTCGTCTCTTCGGATTTTCCTCTGACCATTCTAAATGAATTTTTCACTAGAATGTTTCATTCtcggttttttttttatttcttttggttTAGTTTTGCTTAATGTGTAAATTTTGCTAACTAGTCCGGGAGTCTTTTTGTGGCAGATTTGTGGTTATGGGGCTGTTGCTACAAAATAGGTCGATTCTGATGAATTCATCAATGCTGAGGCAGTAAAATGGATATATGTGATTTTAAGCTCCTGGAAGCTACGGCAAGGCAGAATACAGTTCGGACAGAAGAGAATTACAGGCGGTTGTTGCTTCCTTCCGAGAGGAACAATGCTGTCTCTGCCACTCGCAGGCCCCGGAGTGTTGCTTCTCGGTACAAGTCTGGGATGTCATCTACTCCAGTTTCAACCCCAAGTTCACCAAGACGATATCCCTCGCCAAATGCTGGACACACATCCCTTGCAACTGGATTGTCACTACCTAAGAGATCCCAATCTGCTgagaggcgaagaccaactaccccttCATCAAGATTTTCTGCATCCCCATCCCCATCGAGGCCTTCTACACCTGCTTCCCCGTCTTCCAGATCAACAACTCCAGTACGTGATAGGGGGACAGAAATGTGTAGTACCCCACAACGCTTATTCAGCAACAGGGCTCCCAATGGCTTGTGGCCTTCGATCCGGAGCCTGTCTTCTTCATTCCAGTCAGAATATGTTGTAATTCCTGTTAGTAAAAGAGAAAAGTTGGTTGTGAATTCCTTAGAGAGAGCAAATAAGTCTCCGGGCAATGTGGCGCCTGAGCGTAAGAGGACTCCTCTCAGAGGAAGGAATTCATCTGATCAATCCGAGAATTCTAAACCACTAGAAACCTCGAATGCAAAGGTCATGGATCAACATCGCTGGCCTGGCATGCTGGGTGGGAGGTTGTCCACAAATGCATTGTCAAGAAGTgtggatctctctgataagcttggTAGATCTATTTTGACAGTTGCATCACAAGGGGACTCCCCAAAGAGAACAAATCCCTCACCTAACAGTGCAACCAGAGTTACCCAGCTATCACTTAGTGAGATGGCTGAACGGTTATCTAATGTTGGAGATGGAATATTGGAGAGGGATACAAAATCAGTTGTCAATCTTTCCTCACCAACTTCTGTGAGACACTCATCTGTTGTAACACGGTCAAGTAAGACTCAGTCATTACTTATTCCAGGTTCCCGTCGCCCTTCATCACCAAGTAAGGTTTTGTCAACACCATCATCTACTGCAAGGGGTATGTTGAGTCCTGTGAGATCAagaccatctactccgatcttgctGTCAAGCAATCTTCCTAGTAGAGTGGGTGGGACACCATCTGTCCTTAACTACAGTGTTGATGTgcgaaaaggaaagaagaattcCAATCATGTAGAAGAGGCTCATCAGCTGAGACTGCTTTATAATGCAAATTTACAGTGGTGCTTTGTCAATGCCCAAGCAGTTAAGACACTATCAAATCAGAAAATGAGTGCAGAGGTAGTTACTATCAGAAGACTGTATAAAAACATTACATTAATTGATAGATAAGTCTGGTAGATTTTCTAAATTTGTCACTTCAATGTTTCATTGTCTTCTGATAGTAACTTTGTTACATCCAGCGAAGAGGGATTTGTTAGGGATGAAATACAAAGTGCTGCATGATAGAATATATTAATCTCATTTCTGACATGACTTTTTCATGCTATTTGCTTTAATATAATACTAAAGctattttttaatgaaaatttgatatttttctgtgCACTAGATCATTCTTACAATGTGAGATTATTCCTTTAGCATCCTTTTTTTCTTTGTGCTACAAATTTTCAAGCATGTCCATATTTTGGTAATCAGAATGCACTATCATTAACATTTGTTGTGAGGATGATGTAAGAAAAAAATGCACTCAGCATGCTTTCTTAATAATTTTACATATCATAGTGTTTTGGTGATAAGGATAGACCCATCCTGTTGTTGGAGATGTTAATTGAAATTTGATGAATTGGAACTTTTGTTTGTTTTGAGCATAAAGTTTTCCTTGGTTTTTCTatgttgtcattacatgcctgcaCTATAGTGTCCTATAATACCATAGTCAAAATCTGGCATGGTAGAGTAGTATTCTAGTGGCTAACATGATTTTTTTACTTTCAATTATTTCAAACAGAATCTTGTTTACGGTGTGTGGAATAATATTTCGAAGTTTCTTGATCCTGTCATCATGAATAGGATTGATCTGCAGCACTTAGAGCTAGAGATGAAGCTGGGCATGATTTTGAAAGAACAGGTGAGACATGGTTCATTCAGGTAGCATTTTATTATACAGATATTTAAGCATTCCTCACTTTTGCTTGCTTTCGCTGTATACCTCAACTATGATTATTATTCTTCTTTAGAGGTTTTAAAGATCTATAAGACAATATTCATAGATTAAGAGCAATCTGAGTAGTAGCATAGTAGGGTCACTTTTCATCAAAAAAATATAGAGGGACTTGTTGAAACACCTCCATCATTTGGTTTCTGCTTTCCCTGATTCTATTAATGGTTTGTGGAGGATTCTATTCTTTGTATGATCACCTGGATTTTAGAAAACAAAAGATATATTTGACAAGTATCTAaagcagtgattgcaaaaggcgctcgggcgctcgcctaggcgctcgggcgaggcgaggcgaggcccgagcgcctcgctaatgtcccaggcggcgcgcttcaaacaggcgccgcctgggcgctcactcgagcccaggcgctgggcgcttcgggcgagcgcctgggtaaaccaaggcgaccgaaccagaattttaggtctggttcggtcctggttcggttgttagttggttcaatcaaaccaactaaaccgatataaccccaaccctaaccctaaccctaacccaacactaacctgctgccgttgccgctctcgatcccgatcgcgatctcgtcgctcgctgccgctgctcccgctgccgctgtcgctgctcgcgcctcccgcgagccctctcgctgctcgcgtctcctgcgagccctcccgcgagccttcccgctgctcgcgcctccctcgagccctcccgttgctcacgcctcccgcgagccctcccgctgctcgcgcctcctgcgagccctcccgcgagccttcccgctgctcgcgcctccctcgaggcctcccgctgctcgcgccttccgctccctttccctttcccgctgccgtcgctcgccgctgctgctgctgctgccattgccgccactgctgccgccgccgctcgccgctgcttcgtttctccatcaggctcagtatactcttaatattaagtttatttgaattttgaaatgattaattttctattaatagattaataatatattattttgattttaatgttgttaatttttatttatttgaaattattgttataattatattatatatttttataatttagataattttaaataattatattatatatttttataattatattatatatttttataatttagcgcctcgcttcgctcgggcgagcgcctagcgcctcaggcgtttgtggaccttgatgccttttggcgcctagcgctttttaaatcactgatctaaAGTTCGAAAAAAGAATACTCTCATCAATCACAAGCATTGATTTTCTCCACATCCATGCATTTAATTTGTAAGATACGTTGCTACTATTATGAAACTTAAATGATACACACAGTGAGGAATTGGTTAAGCACAATATAGTACATGACCctttccactgtcaaggtactcaTCGTGTACTGTGTTGTGTGCAGAAGCAATTGTCTTATTATAACTGCAGCCTTTTCTTCTGACTCAATCTTAGAAGAGAAAACGTGTTGAATTCCTACCTGGTTCTGATTAACCTCCATCTTACCCTCAAATTTATAGGTGTATTTTTCTTATTCTAATAGTTTGTTAAGCATGGTCAGTTAAGCAAGTTACATGATCTGTTAAGCACCCTAATCATGACTGCCTCATTGAATGTGATGCATGATCATTTCATCTTGATTAAATTCTTGAAATTTACTCAACTAGTTTTTTAAAGGAAAGATAATTCATGCTGTCATATTTCAGTGGGTTACTTCTAAGCCATATTTGATGGTAATTTATGCTCCAAATTGGTCAAataaggtgtcattggaaagctctaTGAATCTAGTTTTGAATGGATCAGATTTTGTGCAATTTAAGATCTTTTAGAGAAAGTTATGGTCAAGATATTATATGGTGTCTCTATTGAGACATCCAAGTTGGTTAGTGCATTGTTACAAGATAATAGGTCTCAGATTCAGGTCCACGTGTGAGCATCATATACACTAtttgatgtaatattttttttaatttttttttaaatatattatatgttaACCAGATCTActcagaaataatatttttggatCTTCCTAAATGTCTTTAATTTACACTATATCTACATGAATATGTATTAAAGTTTGGCTTGCTCTGTATATACCCCTCAAGCCATGCTTGAGGAGCAGAGTGTTTATAAATGAAATTTATCCTTTGGTTTCTAAGAGGGAATCTTCTTCTTTCTAAGTCCATAATTTTTTGGTGGATTCCATCGAGTGATTAGTCAATAGCCTTGTATCTAAAGGAGGATCCTTCGGGTGGTgagttttttctttcttatttcatTTATGTTAGCTTCTCTTTCGCCAATTCTGGAATTAGAGTGGTCAGACTGACTTTTTTTCTTTGAAACTCTTGAGAGACATACACTTGATGTGAATTTTTACAAGCTAGTTCCAGAAATGTTTTTTAGCTAATTGCCAATTATTCATGTACTTTTTGAGTTTATGGTCAGTTATCAAATATATATTCAATAGACTAAAAGATAATCTAAATTCCCCTTTTCCAACAGGCTAAATGTCATTTATCAGTATCAATCTGTTTAACAGTGTTCTATCTTGGAATTGTTTCTTTCCTTCTAATTACTAAACTACCACTAGTTAATGGCTCAGTTGAGATATAGCATTAATGGTCATCGATTTAATGACTTTGACTTGCTTATTTTGACTGAACATGAACTCTCTCCATGAATTTATCTTTTTGGACGTAGTTTAACACTACTCAAGGACTTGCTCTTTTTCTTGATTTACTAGGATATTTTATATATGCATTAATAATTTCTGGCTCTGCTATAcaagtgatttgattatgcaGGCGACATAATAAAAAAACAATTTGCTCCCCCTGGTATTATTTGCAATTAAGTGTTTAAGAGTTTTACTGTGCAAAACCAATTCAGAACTGGTGTATGCTTCCAGTCAAGTGCATAGGGGgttgattttttgtttttttgtttagaaAGTTCAATGTAAAGCATCTAGGTTGGTTCAAAACATTTAGAAAGTTACTGCATTTAGAAAGTCACCCTGATACTAGATCATTTTGCTGACTAATACTGACTAGTACAAGACTGTTGCCTATGTGAAACCATCTTGACTCTAAAGCTCAGTCTCAGACAGAGTAGTAGTCATCATGTGATGTTATTGTTATATGTTCAAGCTTTCTTGCCTAGGAACCACTTAATTTAAGCTCCTAACCAGTTTTCAAGGTTGTCACCAATATATGTACAATGAGCTCTCTTCATAGTGACTTATGTTTCTAGTGCATCTTTCTATTGTTAACATATTTGGCAGGTTTACCATTTTTCTTAAAACATTTATATTGACTTGTTAAGACAACTCAATAATGTTTATTTTCTTGGACAACTTTGTAGATGGCTTACCTTGAACATTGGGTGGCATTAGAAAGTGAACATTATAGCTCTTTGTCTGGGTTAGTGGAAGCTCTAAATGCAAGTACCATACGACTTCCTATTAAAGAAGGGGCAAAGGTGGTTTCTACTAATAACTTGATTTTGTTTGATTATTGTATATTCGCCTATAAAAGAAATTCAGGTTCAAATTTTTTagtcaaatcaatattttagaAATAGTTTGTCTTTGCATTCCAGGTGGATGTACTTGCCGTGAAAAATGCTATTGGTTCAGCAGTTGATATTATGCAAGCGATGAGCTCTTCCATTTGTCATTTACTCTCTAAGGTGAGATTTATAACCAATTTAAGATCAAATTTAACTGATTAGTCCTGTATGGTCTTTTGCTGAGTTttaatgtaatattttttatgaaaccatATAGCCTTATAAAGGATTTTAGAAAAATTTATTCTAGGCAAAGTAATTAACAAAAAGCCATCAATTAGTTGGCATAGAAATTCTAAGAGTTGTGGTGAAAATTGAACTTTTTAGGGACTCtttttgtattaagtgcacttGTGTGCCATTTAGATTTCTTAAAATCATATTTTGGATTTCAAAAGATATACTAATTTCCTAGGAGATTATTCTTGAGAATCAGTATCTTCATTAATTGTACCTAGGCTTctaaacctctataaatagtgGAGCTGATCAATGGATCAAACACTTCAGATTTGAATTAAAAAGAATTACATCTTCTATCTTTTagtcttttctctcctctctaatctctaatctgactcctctctctctctctctctctctctctctctctctaagctcTAAtctcattcctctctctctcctctttaatCTCTAATCTCACTCCTCTTTTTACTCTCTCTATTTCGCTACCTTGTTCTACATCAATTTTATCATCGAACATTTTTGCACTAATGGCTTCTTCTTATATGCTAATGATGCACCAACAACATCTGAAAGGGTGTCTGGGTGTTCTCAGGTTGATGTTGATTTATAATGGATCGTGGATCTGTATGCAACATGAGCATATGCATATATTTTCAGTGTAACCCTTGATTTGATTAGACATCCATTTTTCCTGTTGGCTAACCTAGTGGTTATTTTATCATCTACAACTTCATCCAGATATTGGAACTTAATGTCAAATAGCAACTACCTAATGCGCTTCCTTTTAATTCACAAACTGAGCTCTAATTTTTGAATAAGAACAGTTCAGTAATGCCTAATGTTACTTTTTTGCTGAAGTGTTCTAACATAAAATTTCAGTTGCTCTTTAGAAATAATAGCTTAAGATTTATAAGCATTCTTGTTCTATAAAGATTACACGTATGTTTTGTGAAAGGGAAGTGAAATTCCATGAAGGGACTAATAGCTGCCTTTTCAATTTTATGATCTCAGATTACTGTCTGCTTACACTTGTATGTTAACTATTTCTAGATTGATAATTATTCTGTGGTGAAAAAATGCACTATTGATTTGGTTTTTTAATGATTATCAGGTTGAGGGTACAAAGTCTTTGGTCTCTGAGCTTTCATGTATTGCAGCAAATGAAAAATACATGCTTGATGAGTGCAGAGAATTACTAGATGTAGCAGCAGCAATGCAGGTTAGTGATGatgaatgatgcataatgataccaTTTTATATAGACTTTCCTATTAAACTTCGTTATATTTCCTTGAAGTAATTAACGTTCGCAGTTTTGTGGAGTGAAGgctttttttcatttttacttCTTTAATGAACTTATGAGACTTTGATCAACTGTGGTTTACATGCATCTGGGTCAACCTATTTATGTGACCCTATCATGCTACTACTTGCCTAGTCTTCGTTTGCTGTCTTTTAAGAATCATATATTCAAACCTAACTACACAATGTACCAAAAGAGCAAATTTCAACTTAACAGTTTTCCATGAAACAGGTAAAGGAGTCCAGCCTTAGAACACACATCATTCAAATTGGACAAGATGCTCGTGAGCTAGTTTAGCCAAGCGACAATTCAGTAGCCATTGGACGATAAGAGCTCATGGAGGCATAACAACTTCGGACTGGAAGAGAGAACACTCGTTTAGCTTGGTTAGTCTTTTTGGGAGATTCACACTTACaccattttctttttcctttcctttattattattattattattgttattattattattattattattattattatttctcctAAAgggctaattttttttttcaatgtatTTATTTTTCTACTCACACAAGCAAAAAAGAATGCAATCCATAGCATAGGGGGTTCATGCGAAACCGATTTGATTTGTCCACATGTAAATACTAACAGACTGTAAAGTTTACGATAATAGTAAAGATGCAGGATGGCAACGAGTAGAATGTGCAATCCTATCTCAGATTTGCTCGCTAATAATTAATTGGCAGGATATGTTTCTGATGACTTGGCTTTTTATCACTTACATGGAGACTATTGCATATGAAGGTAATGATACTTATGAGCAACGTATGTTTGATACGATTTATAAATGCTCCAAATATTGCTCTATTTTGGTTTCAAAGATTAAAAGTTGTGTTGCTCATTAAGACTTCAAAGTTGGTATATCTTTGATTAACGCTTGTTGGCGAACATCTTGGCTTCTTTTTCAATCCAAAGTATTGCTTTTTTTTAGGATATTAATGACACTTCGAGGGggtgtaataatatttttaattgattttacaatttaattaataaattaatatgtcTTGAAAATTTGATTGATCAAGCTAGTTACaagtaaaaaagaataaaatgagATACATTAATTTAAAATGACTTGTCTTCTTTACTTGCTCAATCTTGATTCCTCtttactaattatttttattatattttttttagtttagaagataatctttaaattctttttttaacaaaaaatcttttaCCTCTTGATGGTACTACCATTGGCACTAATAATATTATTGTTATAACTATGCTATAAATTTGGATTTTAATAGTACTATCACTAACTTAAACGATAATAATATTATTGTCATAATTATGCtataaatttagattttaatAGTACTATCACTAACTTAAACGATACTATCAATTAAAATTGATCTATAATAATCTTATCAAGACTTTAATAAATCAACCATGCATCTAGCACATTTACGTTGTATACTATTCTAATATCGTTTGACCTTTTGACACTTCATTCAAACTTTTAACACGTCGTTGTTTCATTTGGTATATTATCCATTCTTCAACTCGATATATAATTTtcaatgtaataatttttttgatataacATTTGACTCTCCTACTCAATAGTTAATCCTTTGATGGTCCAAATTCGTGATCTAATATTTCTTACGATatttatttcaaaaatatattaatccaataaattaattttatcttcAAAATTCAATAAAAGCACTAAAGAACTAACATTACACCCTTCATGCTGACAcaaatcaataaataaataaacagctCATTTTGACAATTTCCAGCACTGATTCTAGAaggttatgaatttttttttaagccTGAAGAAACGAAAGCGCAATGGAATGCATGAACAACTTCTTGCATGCACATAGGGAACTTCCAATTAGCTTTGTGATTGTTGTTGCATATACGTATATATTAGAAGTAGCACCATAGACAAAAGAGATAAATTTCTTCAGTCATATTGCGTCTGGCCATCAAGTCATTTCCACCATGGCAGTTCATCTGAGCATGTTGAATTTTGAGTGCTTCTATTTTGTCGGTCATACCATCTCTCCATGTGGCTAGAAATCCTAATGTCACATCGCGAATTATTAACAATGTATCATGACCAAAATGAAGAAGAAACAATGCCTTTATCAGAGTTTCAAATGTGATACCTTCAGCGTGATAGACAAAGTGATTGATGTCATCTGGATAGTTTCAAATGTGTTCTGATTGGTGCCAAACTCCATGGTAATAGAATATGGCAGATTACACTCTCCGGAGATCTACATCCTGTAGCTtgaccaaacctatttccttcatCAATTTCCTGATTTGAACATAAATGATGTCCTGTGGATCAAATAAATTCTCATCAGTGCTGGAACTTCCCGGATTATCCATTCCTAAAGAGCTAAATTCTGGGAGCTTGACCAGACTTATTTCCTCCATGAATTATCTCATCTGTTGTGCTGGTGTTTCAAATAAACTCTGATTGGTGTCAGAACTTCATGGATTATCCAATCCTAAACAGCTTCATCATGGCAGCTTGGCTAGACCTATTTCCTTCATGAACTTCCTGATCAGAACACAAATGTTGTCCTGTATTTTGCTTCGGAAAAAAATCCTGGTTAATGTCAGAACTTCAAGGTTGTCCATTCCTAAGGAGATACATCCTGGCAGCTTGACCAGACCTATTTCCTTCATGAATTACATAATCTGATGTACCGAGTTTCAAATAGATTTTGATTGATGTTGTTGGAACTTCATGGATTATTCATTCCTAAAGAGCTACAACCTGGCAGCTTGACCAGACCTCTTTCCTTCATCAATTTCCTGATCTGAACCGCTTCATTCCACCTCCCATCTGAAGCATACAAATTGGACATGAGGACATAATAATCCGAAGTATGTGGGAGCAATTCCATCATCCTCTTTACTGCCACTTCTCCGAGCTCAAACCTCGAGTGCATTCTGCAACCATGAAGCAAAGCTCCCCAGACATCAATATCTGCTTGCACCGGCATTCTGTCTATGAATTCCAGTGCTTCCTCAATCTTTCCAGCTCGGGCTAGCATATCAACCATACATGCATAGTGTCTCATGGAGGGAGATATGTTATAATGTTTAGACATACTATCAAAATACTCACGTCCTTCATCAACCATACCTGTATGGCTACATGTCGACAGGATGCTAGTGAATGTTACTTCATTGGGCTGCAAGTCTTTTTCCACCATTCTTCTGAATAGATCAATAGAGCCAGCAGAATCACCTTGCATTCCATAGCCACACATCATCGCACACCATGTCACAGCATTCCTATTGCTCATCTCATCAAAGACTCTATTAGCTAACGTCACGTCACCATACTTGTTATAGAAATTGATAAGAGTTGTACCAACATGAGTATTGGAAAGAAATCCAAACTTGATGGCATATGCATGCAAGGAACTGCCAAGGTGTATATCTCCCAAGCAGGCACAAGAAGAGAGAACACACACTACTGTGACAGCATCCGGTGAGCACCCATCTGACCTCATTTGGTTGAAGAGTGTCAAAGCTTCTTGGCCTTGGTGATTCTGAGAGTACCCTGCAACCATTGCGTTCCAGGTAACGACATCCTTCCGATAAACCCTTTTGAATATAGAATTAGCTTCCTCGAGCATGCAGCATTTTGCATACATATCAACAAGCGCATTCATCACCACGGAACACTCTGCTATCCCTAATTTGATCCCAAGTGCATGAATTGAATTACCCGATTCCAAGTCCCTCAACTGTGCAGAAGCAGAAAGAACACTAGCTATGGTCACCGAGTTAGGAACCATTGCCACCCATTTTGTATCAGAAAATAGCTTCAATGCCTCGAGCGGACACCTTCTCTGCGTATACCCAACAATCATAGCAGTCCACGAGATGAGATCCACATCATCCAGTTCATCAAAGACAGAACGGGCATCTGCAACTTCCCCACACTTCACGTACATATCTAGGAGTGCGCTACCTACAAAGGAATTCATACACATTCCATGCTTTATCACACGACCATGTACCCATTTTCCTTGATGTAAGGAATCTAGCATCGAACATGCAGTGAACATACTCCCCACCGTGTACTCGTTAAGCTCAACGTCCTCCTCTTGCATCCGATTGAACAGAAGCACTGCTTCTGCAGCACAATCATTTTGAGCATACGCAGATATTATCGAAGTCCATGAAACCACATTTCTGTCTTCGAGTCCATCAAACAATCGTCGAGAAGAATCCATGTCTCCGCATTTCGCA comes from the Musa acuminata AAA Group cultivar baxijiao chromosome BXJ1-10, Cavendish_Baxijiao_AAA, whole genome shotgun sequence genome and includes:
- the LOC103969084 gene encoding AUGMIN subunit 8; this encodes MDICDFKLLEATARQNTVRTEENYRRLLLPSERNNAVSATRRPRSVASRYKSGMSSTPVSTPSSPRRYPSPNAGHTSLATGLSLPKRSQSAERRRPTTPSSRFSASPSPSRPSTPASPSSRSTTPVRDRGTEMCSTPQRLFSNRAPNGLWPSIRSLSSSFQSEYVVIPVSKREKLVVNSLERANKSPGNVAPERKRTPLRGRNSSDQSENSKPLETSNAKVMDQHRWPGMLGGRLSTNALSRSVDLSDKLGRSILTVASQGDSPKRTNPSPNSATRVTQLSLSEMAERLSNVGDGILERDTKSVVNLSSPTSVRHSSVVTRSSKTQSLLIPGSRRPSSPSKVLSTPSSTARGMLSPVRSRPSTPILLSSNLPSRVGGTPSVLNYSVDVRKGKKNSNHVEEAHQLRLLYNANLQWCFVNAQAVKTLSNQKMSAENLVYGVWNNISKFLDPVIMNRIDLQHLELEMKLGMILKEQMAYLEHWVALESEHYSSLSGLVEALNASTIRLPIKEGAKVDVLAVKNAIGSAVDIMQAMSSSICHLLSKVEGTKSLVSELSCIAANEKYMLDECRELLDVAAAMQVKESSLRTHIIQIGQDARELV
- the LOC103969085 gene encoding pentatricopeptide repeat-containing protein At2g03380, mitochondrial; amino-acid sequence: MRSFHASKRNACLFPSPKTKPCAALARPLNPSDHHSRRSLSTHFIKQPPDAPDRPHSPPSTFLPLLSSCPDIAALRRIHGLILVHGLHRHLPCQTKLFSSYGSLGDIESARMVFDRIPDPDLYSWRVMLRWYVLNEQYADAIRCYLQMRYRFLELDNTVFSLVLKACVKLLDLDEGRKLHGHTAKVGGPDSFVLNVLIDMYAKCGDMDSSRRLFDGLEDRNVVSWTSIISAYAQNDCAAEAVLLFNRMQEEDVELNEYTVGSMFTACSMLDSLHQGKWVHGRVIKHGMCMNSFVGSALLDMYVKCGEVADARSVFDELDDVDLISWTAMIVGYTQRRCPLEALKLFSDTKWVAMVPNSVTIASVLSASAQLRDLESGNSIHALGIKLGIAECSVVMNALVDMYAKCCMLEEANSIFKRVYRKDVVTWNAMVAGYSQNHQGQEALTLFNQMRSDGCSPDAVTVVCVLSSCACLGDIHLGSSLHAYAIKFGFLSNTHVGTTLINFYNKYGDVTLANRVFDEMSNRNAVTWCAMMCGYGMQGDSAGSIDLFRRMVEKDLQPNEVTFTSILSTCSHTGMVDEGREYFDSMSKHYNISPSMRHYACMVDMLARAGKIEEALEFIDRMPVQADIDVWGALLHGCRMHSRFELGEVAVKRMMELLPHTSDYYVLMSNLYASDGRWNEAVQIRKLMKERGLVKLPGCSSLGMNNP